In Dioscorea cayenensis subsp. rotundata cultivar TDr96_F1 chromosome 11, TDr96_F1_v2_PseudoChromosome.rev07_lg8_w22 25.fasta, whole genome shotgun sequence, a single genomic region encodes these proteins:
- the LOC120272184 gene encoding acyl-CoA-binding domain-containing protein 4-like, with protein MEQLDAFVTCRFLVDGKKPKESYVSTGVGGWVGLCVGRKGRRECGVGKATSQMTTSYTTKHPLGARPRLDTMASLGLEEMKRRKAMWFGYCIGLHFNDVLTLNLDTMVWKSLVTTGPKPGNRDSHSTTLVGHRMVVLGGTNGSKKVNDIHILDLKTMEWSKSNSKCMPPSPRESHTITVVGDEKLVIFGGSGEGKTRYLNDIHILDLKSMSWSSPDVKGELPAPRDSHIVVSMGNKLIIYGGDCGDCYHGEVDVLDMENMT; from the exons ATGGAACAGTTAGATGCTTTCGTAACGTGCCGCTTCCTTGTTGACGGGAAGAAGCCAAAAGAAAGTTACGTGTCGACGGGAGTGGGCGGGTGGGTGGGCTTATGTGTCGGCAGAAAGGGGCGACGAGAGTGTGGGGTTGGGAAGGCCACCAGCCAGATGACCACCAGCTATACCACCAAACACCCCCTTGGCGCCCGCCCCCGTCTCGACAC GATGGCTTCTCTAGGTCTGGAGGagatgaagaggaggaaggCAATGTGGTTT gGATATTGTATAGGATTACATTTCAATGATGTTCTTACTCTTAATCTAGACACAATGGTATGGAAATCCCTTGTTACAACTGGGCCTAAACCCGGAAACCGTGACAGTCACAGCACAACACTAGTCGGTCACCGGATGGTTGTCTTAGGGGGAACTAATGGCTCAAAGAAAGTGAATGATATTCACATTTTAGATTTAAAGACAATGGAATGGAGTAAGTCTAATTCTAAGTGCATGCCGCCTTCGCCCCGAGAGAGCCATACCATCACTGTGGTTGGCGATGAGAAGCTTGTGATTTTTGGTGGTAGCGGAGAAGGCAAAACCAGGTATCTGAACGATATACATATACTTGACCTCAAAAGCATGAGTTGGAGTTCCCCTGATGTTAAGGGCGAACTTCCAGCCCCAAGAGATAGCCACATCGTTGTTTCTATGGGTAATAAGCTTATTATTTATGGGGGTGATTGCGGTGATTGTTATCACGGCGAAGTTGATGTTCTTGACATGGAGAATATGACTTAG